In Pseudophryne corroboree isolate aPseCor3 chromosome 3, aPseCor3.hap2, whole genome shotgun sequence, a genomic segment contains:
- the LOC135056910 gene encoding uncharacterized protein LOC135056910 → MPEAEEVKSEREETFVLNLTPIPPAVSTPTTQRTTPPHIKPDSPPPQSQEQVFWSSWANQQTNNLECLRMQVQYMGRQVHHTRRINHNVSLQNTQITRIANTVELMRADNLKYQETIVRLMEENQRLHQSYQSTQQSMLRIMESHSAATRDLSATLSNLSQHLVVQHTEHPSTSSDGTTPLAIPVTSPPKRSSHINMETNTGRGRSRSRGRQGRH, encoded by the coding sequence ATGCCGGAAGCAGAAGAGGTGAAATCTGAAAGGGAGGAGACATTTGTGTTAAATCTCACTCCTATCCCTCCTGCTGTGTCAACACCAACAACTCAGAGGACGACACCACCCCACATCAAGCCAGATTCACCACCACCACAATCCCAGGAACAGGTGTTTTGGTCCAGCTGGGCCAACCAGCAGACCAATAATCTTGAATGCCTGCGGATGCAAGTCCAATACATGGGAAGACAGGTCCATCACACAAGGCGAATAAATCACAACGTTAGtctgcaaaatacacaaataaccCGAATTGCAAACACAGTGGAGCTAATGCGGGCGGACAATCTTAAATATCAAGAAACCATTGTAAGGCTAATGGAGGAGAACCAGAGGCTGCATCAGAGCTACCAATCAACACAACAGAGCATGCTCCGCATAATGGAGAGTCACTCAGCAGCCACCCGAGACTTAAGTGCAACTCTGTCTAATCTGAGCCAACATCTTGTGGTCCAACACACAGAGCACCCTAGCACAAGTTCTGATGGAACGACCCCATTAGCAATCCCTGTTACCTCTCCTCCAAAGCGGTCCTCCCACATAAACATGGAGACAAACACAGGCAGAGGACGCAGCAGATCCAGAGGGCGGCAGGGGAGGCACTAG